The Prevotella sp. E9-3 genome has a window encoding:
- a CDS encoding ABC transporter permease, with protein sequence MGKRNKPTRRPQGMQAVTLCISTTMVLILLGLVVLSVLTTRNLTNYVREHLTVTVMLGDSVTAKEGKALGKKLQEAYYVKDVTYISKEQALKEQTEAMGSDPSEFLGVNPFVATLEMHLKADYANADSLRKFSKIIKKNKQQVTDVTYQENLTEQVNYNLNRISFVLLGLAVLLIIVSYSLISNSVRLDIYSRRFSIHTMKLVGASWSFIRWPFLRRSISIGLVASLLACASLCGIVYGLYQYQPGAQEIITWIELTIMGLAVFAFGFLIMLFCTFISVNKFLRMTAGELYKI encoded by the coding sequence ATGGGAAAAAGAAACAAACCGACCCGGCGCCCTCAAGGTATGCAGGCCGTTACTTTATGTATTAGTACCACAATGGTACTGATTTTATTAGGGCTTGTAGTACTTTCGGTTCTAACTACTCGCAATCTTACGAACTATGTCAGAGAACATCTGACCGTGACTGTGATGCTGGGCGACAGCGTGACAGCCAAGGAAGGTAAGGCTTTGGGCAAAAAGCTTCAAGAGGCCTACTACGTGAAAGATGTGACCTACATCAGCAAAGAGCAGGCCCTAAAAGAACAGACTGAGGCAATGGGCAGCGATCCATCGGAATTTCTGGGTGTAAACCCCTTTGTGGCTACACTGGAAATGCACTTAAAGGCCGATTACGCCAACGCCGACTCACTGCGAAAATTTTCCAAAATCATCAAGAAGAACAAGCAACAGGTAACTGACGTGACCTATCAGGAGAATCTGACGGAACAGGTGAACTACAACCTGAACCGTATCTCGTTCGTCCTGTTAGGCTTGGCTGTATTGCTGATTATCGTCAGCTATTCACTGATATCCAACTCTGTCAGACTCGACATCTACTCGCGTCGTTTCTCCATCCACACCATGAAACTGGTGGGTGCCTCGTGGTCGTTCATCCGCTGGCCGTTCCTGCGCCGTTCAATCAGCATTGGCTTAGTGGCTTCATTACTGGCCTGTGCGTCACTTTGCGGCATCGTTTACGGACTGTACCAATACCAGCCGGGCGCACAGGAAATCATCACATGGATAGAACTGACCATCATGGGACTGGCCGTATTTGCTT